A window from Plectropomus leopardus isolate mb chromosome 3, YSFRI_Pleo_2.0, whole genome shotgun sequence encodes these proteins:
- the mrpl54 gene encoding 39S ribosomal protein L54, mitochondrial: MSGYSLFRIVTFTKCITSNVTTSLCRTNVLNKIQSCGYAKKPVAKGKGKTMVKEELKGPEVCKDPVRLTSYAVGVNIFKEGEDPQLKPPEQYPEWLFQVNLGAPKKLQEMEQDDWKYWRRLRKENIWRSNRLQKGRKF, encoded by the exons atgtcagggtACAGTTTATTTAGGATAGTCACGTTTACTAAATGCATCACATCCAACGTGACAACGTCGCTGTGCAGGACAAACGTCTTAAACAAAATACAGTCGTGCGGATACGCGAAGAAACCCG TGGCCAAAGGGAAAGGTAAAACCATGGTGAAAGAGGAGCTGAAAGGTCCAGAGGTGTGTAAAGACCCCGTCAGACTCACCTCGTATGCAGTGGGGGTTAATATCTTTAAGGAAGGAGAAGACCCGCAGCTGAAGCCTCCTGAGCAATACCCAGAGTG GTTGTTCCAGGTGAACCTGGGTGCGCCCAAAAAGCTGCAGGAGATGGAGCAGGACGACTGGAAATACTGGAGGCGTCTGAGGAAGGAGAACATTTGGCGTTCCAATAGACTACAAAAAGGACGGAAGTTTTAG